From the Micromonospora echinospora genome, the window GGGCGGACACCTCAGTCGCCCTGGTAGCGCTGCTCGCGCCACGGGTCGCCGTAGTCGTGGTAGCCGGCGGTCTCCCAGAAGCCGGGCTGGTCCTCGACCAGCAGCCGGATGCCCCGTACCCACTTGGCCGACTTCCAGAGGTACAGGTGCGGCACGAGCAGCCGGGCCGGCCCGCCGTGTTCGGCGGGCAGCGGCGCGTCCGCGTAGCGGTGCACCACCCAGGCCCGGCCGCCGCGCAGGTCGTCCAGGGGCAGGTTGGTGGTGTAGCCGCCGTACGAGTGGACCAGCGCGTACCGGGCGGCGGTGTCGACCCCGGACAGGAGGGTGTCCAGCGAGACGCCCTGCCAGGTGGTGCCGAGCTTCGACCAGCGGGTGACGCAGTGGATGTCCACCGTCGGCGTCTCCTGCGGCAGGCCCATCAGCTCGTCCCAGGTCCACCGGAACTCCGCGCCGCCCTCGGTGGCGAGGACGAACTCCCAGTTCGCCAGCTCCACCCGGGGAGTGGGGCCGGCGGAGAGCACCGGGAAGTCCGGGGTCAGGTACTGCCCCGGCGGCAGGTCCGGTCCGGCCGACCGGGGCCTGCCCCGGAAGCCGGGCGACACGATTCCCACCGCTCAGTCGTACCACCCGGGCCGGCGTCCGCGACGCGGTTCGCGCCAACGGGCGTCGGTCGGACGGTCCCGCGCCGGCCGTCCGATCCGGTGGGCCGGCCGGGCCCGTACGCCCGACACGTTGATCTCGACCGGGTTCCCGCCGTAGATTTGGGCACCAGCAGTGAGGAGCGTGGATGCGGACCATCGACTGGCGGGACGGGCGGATCGTCGCGATCGACCAGACCCGGCTGCCGCACGAGGTCGAGTTCCTGGAAATCGAGACCATCGAGGCGCTGATCGCCGCGATCCGGTCACTGGCGATCCGCGGCGCGCCCGCGATCGGCGTGGCCGGGGCGCTGGGGGTGGCCCTCGCCGCCCGCCTGTACGGCGACGACCCGGCCGAGCTGCGCCGGGCCACCGACGCGGTCCGGGCGGCCCGCCCCACGGCGGTCAACCTTGCCTGGGGCGTGGACCGGGTGCGGGCGCGGCTCGACGCGGACGGCGCGGACGCCGCGCTGGCCGAGGCGCTGGACGTGCTGGAGGAGGACGTCCGCTGCTGCCGTGAGCTCAGCGAGCGGGGCGCGCGCTGGCTGGTCGAGACGGTCGGGCCGAAGGTGGCGGTGCAGACCCACTGCAACGCCGGGGCACTGGCCACCGTCGAGTGGGGCACCGCCCTGGGCGTGGTGCGTTCCCTCCAGGAGCACGGCGCGCTGGGCCACGTCTACGCCGCAGAGACCCGCCCCCTGCTCCAGGGGGCCCGACTGACCGTGTGGGAGCTGGCACAGATCGGCGCGCCGCACACCCTGGTGGTGGACTCCGCCGCCGCGTCGGTGCTGGCCCAGGGGCTGGTCGACGCGGTCGTGGTCGGCGCGGACCGGATCACCGCCAACGGTGACGTGATCAACAAGGTGGGGACGTACCCGCTGGCCCTGGCGGCGGCCCGGGTCGGCGTGCCGATGGTGGTCGCCGCGCCGGAGTCCACCGTGGACCTCGCCACGCCGTCCGGACGGGACGTCACCATCGAGGTACGCGCCCCCGAGGAGATCACCGCCCTCGGCGCGGCGGCACTGGCCCCACAGGGCACCGAGACGCTCAACTACGCCTTCGACGTGACCCCGGCCGACCTGGTGACCGCGATCGTCACCGAACGCCGGGTCATCCTGCCGGCCGCCGGCGGCCGTCCCGACGACCCGACCGACCGGTCCTGACCGGGCCCACCCCGCCGACCGCCACCGACCCGCCCGGTCCGCCGACCGGGCGGGACCGGCCTGTCGGCCCCACCCCGCCGGCCGGGCCTGACCGGCCGGTCCGACCCCACCCGCGAGGAGCCATCGCCATGCTCAACCGCTGGTCCGCCGAGGACGCCCCGGACCGGTCCGACCCGGTCGCGCAGCTCGTGTACGCCTCCCGGCTGCTCGGCGCCGACACCGGCCTGGTCCTGCACGGCGGGGGCAACACCTCAGTCAAGACCACGGTCACCGACCTGACCGGGGAGCCGGTGGAGGTGCTCCACGTCAAGGGCAGCGGCTCCGACCTCGCCACCATGGACGCCTCCGGCTTCACCGCGCTGCGCCTGGCCCGGCTGCGGGCGCTGCTGCGGCTGGAGCGGCTCGCCGACACCAGCATGATGAACGAGCTGCGCTGCGCCCGGCTCGACGCGACCGCCCCGGACCCGAGCGTCGAGTCGCTGCTGCACGCGCTGCTGCCGCACCCGGCGGTGCTGCACAGCCACGCCGACGCGCTGCTCACCCTGACCAACCAGCCGGAGGGCCGCCGGCTCGTCGAGGAGGTCTACGGCGACAGCGTGGTCGTCGTCCCGTACGTGATGCCCGGTTTCGACCTGGCCCGGGTCTGCGCGGAACTCTTCCCGGCACAGGCCCACCCGGGCACCGTCGGCATGGTCCTGCTCAACCACGGCCTGTTCACCTTCGGCGCGGACGCCGAGGAGGCGTACCACCGGCACATCGAGCTGGTCGGCCGGGCCGAGGAACGGCTGGCCCGCCGGACCACGCCGTCCCGGGCCGCCGGGTCCGGCCCGGTCGACCGGGTCCGCCTGGCCCGGCTGCGCGCGGAGATCTCCGAGGTGGCGGGGGCCCCGATGGTCCTCAGCCGGTACGACGACCCGACGGTCCGCGCGTTCCTCGGGCGCGCCGACCTGGCGGCGGTCGCTACGCGCGGCCCGGTCACCCCCGACCACGTGCTGCGGACCAAGCGCGTCCCGCTGGTCGGCACCGACGTCGCCGGGTACGCCGAGGAGTACCGCCGGTACGTCGCCGAGCACCAGGGGCGGGCCCGCGCGCCGCTGACCGTGCTCGACCCCGCTCCCCGGGTGGTCCTCGACCCCGAGCTGGGGCTGCTCACCGCCGGCCGGCGGGCGACCGACGCCCGGATGGCGCAGGACATCTACCGGCACACCATCGACGTCATCTCCGCGGCCGAGGCGATCGGCGGCTACCAGGCCCTGCCGGCCGGCGACATCTTCGACGTCGAGTACTGGGAACTCGAACAGGCTAAGCTGCGGCGCGGCGGGGCGTTGCCGGAGTTCGCCGGCGAGGTGGCGGTGGTGACCGGGGCCGCCTCGGGCATCGGCCGCGCCTGCGCCGAGGCGCTCCAGGCGCGCGGGGCGTGCGTGGTCGCCCTGGACCGGGACCCGTCGGTCACCGAGGGCGACGGGGTGGCCCGGCTCGGCCTCCAGGTCGACGTGACCGACGCCGCGGCGGTGGACGCCGCGCTCGACCGGGCGGTGGAGCGGTTCGGCGGGGTGGACATCGTCGTCGCCGCCGCCGGGATCTTCCCGGCCAGCCAGGAGATCGCCGGGCTGGATCTCCAGGCGTGGCACCGGACCATGGCGGTGAACGCGGAGTCGGTGGCGTACCTCTTCTCCCGGACCCACCCGCTGCTGGCGCTGGCGCCCCGGGGCGGCCGGGTCGTCGTGGTCGCCTCGCGCAACGCCGTGGCCCCCGGGCCCGGCGCGGTCTCCTACTCCGCGTCCAAGGCGGCGGTGGTGCAGGTGGCCCGGGTGGCCGCGCTGGAGTGGGCGTCCGACGGCATCCGGGTGAACGTGCTGCACCCCGACGCGGTCTTCGACACCGGCCTGTGGACTCCGGAGGTGCTCGCGGCACGCGCGGCGCACTACGGGCTGACCGTGGAGCAGTACAAGCGGCGCAACCTGCTCGGTACGGAGATCACCAGCGCTCGGGTGGCCGACCTGACCGCCGCCCTGTGCGGTGAGACGTTCGCGGCCACCACCGGGGCGCAGATCCCCGTCGACGGCGGGAACGAGCGGGTGATCTGACGCCGACCACCGGTGGGCGGGAGGGTTCCCGCCCACCGGCGCCGGGTCACTGCCGCCGCTCGACCACCTCGGGCAGCCCCGGCTCGGACTTGCGGGTGGCCCGCAGACTGGTCAACGTGACGATCACCAGAACGCCGATGATCACGCCGAGCGAGGCGAGCGTCGGGATCTCCGGCACCCCGGACCAGATGCCGTGCGCCCAGTGCAGGCCGAGCTTGACGCCGATGAAGGCGAGGATGACCGCGAGGCCGTAGCTGAGGTGCACCAGGCGGCTGAGCGCGGCGTGCAGCACGAAGTACAGCGCCCGGAGCCCCAGCAGGGCGAAGGCGTTGGTGGCGAAGACGAGGTACGGGTCCTCGGTGATGCCGTAGACCGCCGGCACCGAGTCGACGGCGAAGACCACGTCGGTGGCGAGCACGGCGACCACGACCAGGGCCATCGGGGTGAGCGCCCGCTTGCCGTTCTTCAGCCGGACGGTCAGGTTGGGGCCGTGGTACTCCTCGGTGACCGGCATGAACTTCCGCAGCAGCCGCACCGAGCGCATGTTGGCGATGTCGACCTCCTGCTCGTGGCCGGAGAGCGCGTCGCGCAGCAGCTTGACCGCGGTGGCGATCAGGATGATCGCGAAGAGCAGGAAGGCGAAGTCGAGGGTCTGCAACGCCGCCGCGCCGAGCGCGATGAACACGCCGCGCAGCACCAGCGCGCCCGCGATGCCGTACAGCAGCACCCGCTGGGCCAGTGCCGACGGCACCGCGAAGGCGGCCAGCAGGAGCATGAAGACGAAGAGGTTGTCGACCGAGAGCGACTTCTCGACCAGGTAACCGGTGAGGTACTCGACGCCCTGCTGGGAGCCGTACCGGGACCAGACCCAGCCGCCGAAGGCCAGCGGCAGGGCGACGTAGAACGCCGACCAGCCGAGCGCCTCCTTCATCGTCACCTCGTGCGGCCGGCGGGTGACGACGAAGTCGAGCACCAGCAGGACGAGGACACCGACGATGGTGACGGTCCAGAGGGTGGGGGTACCGACCGAGGACAAACCGGCGGACAGGTACGTGATATCGCTCATGGAGCCTCCTCGAACACCATTCCATGTTCGAGGTCTCCTTCACCCACAGTTCGTGGGCAACCACCCGAGGCCGCTCCGGGCGGCCGTACTGACCGGAATGGTTCGTGGGAAGTACTCCCCTCGCCAGGGCAAGGTTAGGTCAGGCCGGCGGAGGCCGCCACACCAGGGCGGGATGGCGTGTCGCGGCCCGTACGGCGGCGGTGACCCGATTCACGCCCAGGTCGGCCATGCAGGCCGGACCGGTCGCGTCGAGCGGGCAGCGCGCCTCCCACCAGCAGGGCTGTTCGGTGATCGCGGTGGCCCGGCGGTGCGGGCACGCCGGCAGCCCCTGGAGGTCGACGCCGCCCACGCCGTAGCGGCGGGCGTCGGTGGGGCCGAAGAGCCCGACGGTCACCGCGCCCGCCGCGGCGGCGAGTCGCAGCGGTCCGGTGTCGGGACCGACGACCACGCCGCCCCGGCGGGCCACCGCGGCGAACTGCCCGGCGAGGGTGGTCAGGTCGCCGGGAGGCAGCGGCACGCCGGGCGGG encodes:
- a CDS encoding sulfite oxidase-like oxidoreductase, whose translation is MSPGFRGRPRSAGPDLPPGQYLTPDFPVLSAGPTPRVELANWEFVLATEGGAEFRWTWDELMGLPQETPTVDIHCVTRWSKLGTTWQGVSLDTLLSGVDTAARYALVHSYGGYTTNLPLDDLRGGRAWVVHRYADAPLPAEHGGPARLLVPHLYLWKSAKWVRGIRLLVEDQPGFWETAGYHDYGDPWREQRYQGD
- the mtnA gene encoding S-methyl-5-thioribose-1-phosphate isomerase translates to MRTIDWRDGRIVAIDQTRLPHEVEFLEIETIEALIAAIRSLAIRGAPAIGVAGALGVALAARLYGDDPAELRRATDAVRAARPTAVNLAWGVDRVRARLDADGADAALAEALDVLEEDVRCCRELSERGARWLVETVGPKVAVQTHCNAGALATVEWGTALGVVRSLQEHGALGHVYAAETRPLLQGARLTVWELAQIGAPHTLVVDSAAASVLAQGLVDAVVVGADRITANGDVINKVGTYPLALAAARVGVPMVVAAPESTVDLATPSGRDVTIEVRAPEEITALGAAALAPQGTETLNYAFDVTPADLVTAIVTERRVILPAAGGRPDDPTDRS
- a CDS encoding bifunctional aldolase/short-chain dehydrogenase — encoded protein: MLNRWSAEDAPDRSDPVAQLVYASRLLGADTGLVLHGGGNTSVKTTVTDLTGEPVEVLHVKGSGSDLATMDASGFTALRLARLRALLRLERLADTSMMNELRCARLDATAPDPSVESLLHALLPHPAVLHSHADALLTLTNQPEGRRLVEEVYGDSVVVVPYVMPGFDLARVCAELFPAQAHPGTVGMVLLNHGLFTFGADAEEAYHRHIELVGRAEERLARRTTPSRAAGSGPVDRVRLARLRAEISEVAGAPMVLSRYDDPTVRAFLGRADLAAVATRGPVTPDHVLRTKRVPLVGTDVAGYAEEYRRYVAEHQGRARAPLTVLDPAPRVVLDPELGLLTAGRRATDARMAQDIYRHTIDVISAAEAIGGYQALPAGDIFDVEYWELEQAKLRRGGALPEFAGEVAVVTGAASGIGRACAEALQARGACVVALDRDPSVTEGDGVARLGLQVDVTDAAAVDAALDRAVERFGGVDIVVAAAGIFPASQEIAGLDLQAWHRTMAVNAESVAYLFSRTHPLLALAPRGGRVVVVASRNAVAPGPGAVSYSASKAAVVQVARVAALEWASDGIRVNVLHPDAVFDTGLWTPEVLAARAAHYGLTVEQYKRRNLLGTEITSARVADLTAALCGETFAATTGAQIPVDGGNERVI
- a CDS encoding TerC family protein, coding for MSDITYLSAGLSSVGTPTLWTVTIVGVLVLLVLDFVVTRRPHEVTMKEALGWSAFYVALPLAFGGWVWSRYGSQQGVEYLTGYLVEKSLSVDNLFVFMLLLAAFAVPSALAQRVLLYGIAGALVLRGVFIALGAAALQTLDFAFLLFAIILIATAVKLLRDALSGHEQEVDIANMRSVRLLRKFMPVTEEYHGPNLTVRLKNGKRALTPMALVVVAVLATDVVFAVDSVPAVYGITEDPYLVFATNAFALLGLRALYFVLHAALSRLVHLSYGLAVILAFIGVKLGLHWAHGIWSGVPEIPTLASLGVIIGVLVIVTLTSLRATRKSEPGLPEVVERRQ